The Paracoccus sp. MC1862 genome includes a window with the following:
- a CDS encoding PQQ-dependent sugar dehydrogenase — translation MPFLRSTAALAALFALPVAAAAQDFNAAPPNAPDQTPAFEGQTRAPVLADDIALETTVITDGLEHPWGMAQLPDGGWLVTERPGRLRIVSAEGALSDPIGGLPEISAGGQGGLLDVLIAPDFAETRRLWISYAAPAEGGNHTAVATATLSQDNATLENVQPIFAQVPVYDGDKHFGSRLLLDGQGNLFVTLGERSDVPIRDSAQQDDNHLGKLLRIDAMTGEPAEGNPDLGLPEIWAKGLRNVQAAALDGSGQLWTIEHGPKGGDELNRIEAGKNYGWPVITYGVSYQDEPINDGITQADGMEQPLYYWDPVIAPSGMVFYRGEMFPEWQGQILTGAMQGDHGLVRLQLDGDRVGGEGRHLQGIGRVRDVDLAADGAVMLLTDKPDGELVRVTRE, via the coding sequence ATGCCATTCCTCCGCTCGACCGCGGCGCTTGCCGCGCTGTTCGCCCTGCCCGTCGCCGCCGCGGCCCAGGATTTCAACGCCGCGCCGCCGAATGCGCCCGACCAGACCCCGGCTTTTGAGGGGCAGACACGCGCGCCCGTGCTGGCCGACGACATCGCGCTGGAAACCACCGTGATCACCGACGGGCTGGAACATCCCTGGGGCATGGCGCAACTGCCCGACGGCGGCTGGCTGGTGACCGAGCGGCCGGGCAGGCTGCGGATCGTTTCCGCCGAGGGCGCGCTGTCCGACCCCATCGGCGGGCTACCCGAAATCTCGGCCGGCGGGCAGGGCGGGCTTCTGGACGTGCTGATCGCCCCCGATTTCGCCGAAACGCGCAGGCTGTGGATCAGCTACGCGGCCCCGGCCGAGGGCGGCAACCACACGGCGGTCGCCACCGCCACGCTGTCGCAGGACAACGCCACGCTGGAAAACGTCCAGCCGATCTTCGCGCAGGTGCCGGTCTATGACGGCGACAAGCATTTCGGCAGTCGGCTGCTTCTGGACGGGCAGGGCAACCTGTTCGTGACCCTGGGCGAACGCTCCGACGTGCCGATCCGCGACAGCGCGCAGCAGGACGACAACCACCTGGGCAAGCTGCTGCGCATCGACGCCATGACCGGCGAGCCGGCCGAGGGAAACCCCGACCTCGGCCTGCCCGAAATCTGGGCCAAGGGGTTGCGGAACGTGCAGGCGGCGGCGCTGGACGGCAGCGGCCAGCTTTGGACCATCGAGCATGGGCCGAAGGGTGGGGACGAACTGAACCGCATCGAGGCCGGCAAGAACTATGGCTGGCCGGTCATCACCTACGGCGTCTCTTACCAGGACGAGCCGATCAACGACGGCATCACCCAGGCGGACGGGATGGAGCAGCCGCTCTATTACTGGGACCCGGTAATCGCCCCCTCGGGCATGGTCTTCTACCGGGGCGAGATGTTCCCGGAATGGCAGGGGCAGATCCTCACCGGCGCGATGCAGGGCGATCACGGGCTGGTGCGACTGCAACTGGACGGCGACCGGGTCGGGGGGGAAGGACGGCACCTGCAGGGCATCGGCCGGGTGCGCGACGTGGATCTGGCCGCCGATGGCGCGGTCATGCTGCTGACCGACAAGCCGGATGGGGAATTGGTGCGGGTGACGCGCGAGTGA
- a CDS encoding DUF3775 domain-containing protein, which translates to MLELGADKIAFVILRARDYDHGPDGRGGRNAFELRDFIADLTEDEQAELTAVMWIGRGTFDADDLEEAISTAKAEKTTPTEDYLMGEPHLADHLEAGMEALGLTPGAEEDDLLRG; encoded by the coding sequence ATGCTGGAACTCGGCGCCGACAAGATCGCCTTCGTCATCCTCCGCGCCCGCGACTATGACCACGGGCCGGACGGGCGCGGCGGCCGCAACGCCTTTGAGCTGCGTGATTTCATCGCTGACCTGACCGAGGACGAGCAGGCGGAACTCACCGCCGTCATGTGGATCGGCCGCGGCACCTTCGATGCGGATGACCTCGAGGAAGCGATCTCGACCGCCAAGGCGGAAAAGACCACGCCCACCGAGGACTACCTGATGGGCGAGCCGCATCTGGCCGACCATCTGGAAGCCGGTATGGAGGCGCTCGGCCTGACCCCCGGCGCGGAAGAGGACGATCTGCTGCGGGGGTGA
- the mutL gene encoding DNA mismatch repair endonuclease MutL → MTRPDPRIPPVIRQLDEATANRIAAGEVVERPASAVKELVENALDAGATRIAIAIAGGGKRLVRVTDDGCGMAAGDLPLALARHATSKIDGSDLLDIRSFGFRGEALPSLGAVGRLTITSRAEGHEAARIAIEGGRIEPARPAAANRGTAVELRDLFFATPARLRFLRTDRAETQAIAEVVRRLAMAEPSVAFTLTDEDEARVLFRADAEQGDLFDALSARIGRVMGREFIENAIPLDAERDGLRLTGLAALPTYSRGAAVAQHLYVNGRPVRDKLLTGALRAGYFDVLPQGRHPAAVLFVHCDPQGVDVNVHPAKAEVRFREPDAARGLVVASLRHALAGAGHRASSTGGAATLAAMRPAPGLSSWRSPSPSQAALAAAHAAQAPLMPIAPQGFAEAPDPTFPAAARIEPEAEAPHAPLGAARAQLHGNWIVAQSRDGIVIVDQHAAHERLVYERLKSQAAGARVPSQALLIPAIVDLGADAERVLAASLDLDRLGLVIEPFGPGCVAVRKLPAALGQADATALLRDIADDLAEQGASDRLQGRLDAVLSSMACHGSVRSGRSLTGEEMNALLREMERTPRSGQCNHGRPTWVELKLSDIERLFGR, encoded by the coding sequence ATGACGCGCCCTGACCCCCGCATCCCTCCGGTGATCCGCCAGCTCGACGAAGCCACCGCCAACCGCATCGCGGCGGGCGAGGTGGTGGAACGCCCGGCCTCGGCGGTGAAGGAGCTGGTCGAGAACGCGCTGGATGCGGGCGCGACCCGGATCGCCATCGCCATCGCGGGGGGCGGCAAGCGGCTGGTCCGGGTGACGGACGACGGCTGCGGCATGGCCGCCGGGGACCTGCCGCTGGCGCTGGCCCGCCATGCCACGTCCAAGATCGACGGATCGGACCTGCTGGACATCCGCAGCTTCGGCTTCCGGGGCGAGGCGCTGCCGAGCCTCGGCGCCGTGGGCCGCCTGACAATCACCAGCCGCGCCGAAGGCCACGAGGCCGCGCGCATCGCGATCGAGGGCGGCCGGATCGAGCCTGCCCGCCCCGCCGCCGCCAACCGCGGCACGGCCGTGGAACTGCGCGACCTGTTCTTCGCCACGCCCGCCCGGCTGCGCTTCCTGCGGACCGACCGGGCCGAGACGCAGGCCATCGCCGAGGTGGTCCGCCGCCTTGCCATGGCCGAGCCTTCGGTCGCCTTCACCCTCACCGACGAGGATGAGGCCCGGGTGCTGTTTCGCGCCGATGCCGAGCAGGGCGACCTGTTCGACGCCCTGTCCGCCCGCATCGGCCGCGTCATGGGGCGCGAGTTCATCGAGAACGCCATCCCGCTGGACGCCGAGCGCGACGGGCTGCGCCTGACCGGCCTTGCCGCCCTGCCCACCTATTCGCGCGGCGCGGCAGTGGCGCAGCATCTTTATGTCAACGGCCGCCCGGTGCGGGACAAGTTGCTGACCGGGGCGCTGCGGGCGGGCTATTTCGACGTGCTGCCGCAGGGACGCCATCCGGCGGCGGTGCTGTTCGTCCATTGCGACCCGCAGGGCGTCGACGTGAACGTCCATCCGGCCAAGGCCGAGGTCCGCTTCCGCGAACCGGATGCCGCCCGCGGGCTGGTCGTCGCCTCTCTGCGCCACGCGCTGGCCGGGGCGGGGCATCGCGCCTCCTCGACCGGCGGAGCGGCCACGCTGGCGGCGATGCGGCCCGCGCCGGGGTTGTCGTCCTGGCGCAGCCCCTCGCCGTCGCAGGCCGCGCTCGCGGCGGCCCATGCCGCGCAGGCGCCGCTGATGCCCATCGCCCCGCAGGGCTTTGCCGAGGCACCAGACCCCACCTTCCCCGCCGCCGCGCGGATCGAGCCGGAGGCCGAGGCACCCCATGCCCCCCTTGGCGCGGCCCGGGCGCAACTGCACGGCAATTGGATCGTGGCGCAGAGCCGCGACGGCATCGTGATCGTGGACCAGCACGCCGCCCACGAGCGGCTGGTCTATGAACGGCTCAAGTCGCAGGCGGCGGGGGCGCGGGTACCGTCGCAGGCGCTGCTGATCCCGGCCATCGTGGATCTTGGCGCCGATGCCGAGCGGGTGCTGGCGGCGTCCCTCGATCTGGACCGGCTGGGACTCGTGATCGAGCCCTTCGGCCCCGGCTGCGTCGCGGTGCGCAAACTGCCCGCCGCGCTGGGGCAGGCGGATGCCACGGCGCTGTTGCGCGACATTGCCGACGACCTGGCGGAACAGGGCGCCTCGGACCGGCTGCAGGGGCGACTGGACGCGGTGCTGTCGTCCATGGCCTGCCACGGCTCGGTCAGGTCGGGCCGCAGCCTGACGGGCGAGGAGATGAACGCCCTGCTGCGCGAGATGGAACGGACGCCGCGTTCCGGCCAGTGCAACCACGGGCGCCCGACCTGGGTGGAGCTGAAGCTTTCGGATATCGAGCGGCTGTTCGGGCGCTGA
- a CDS encoding pitrilysin family protein, translating into MIRSFLSALTLALLAALPARAIDIQEITSPGGITAWLVEDNTIPFVAVEIAFRGGASVDAPGKRGAVNLMTALLEEGAGERDAVAFAEAMEELAASASFDASDDAVSVGLRTLTENRDAAADLLADALARPRFDPDAIERVRAQAQSLIRAQDSDPNAIASKEMARQTWGDHPYGTVLTGTAESVAALTRDDLVAAKDRVLARDRVLVSAAGDIDAAALGLLIDRILGDLPAEASAPLPPEPELLLTGETTVIDWNSPQTVVSFAQRGLPMDHPDYFAAFVLNHILGGGGFSSRLMEEIREKRGLTYGVGTGLANMVLGETWAGGMATANARTGEAVALVRAVWQGIRDGVTEQELTDAKTYLTGEYALRFDGNGRITGILSGMQLMGMPRDYVNTRNEKIAAVTAEDVRRVAQEVLDPEGLEFVLVGRPEGM; encoded by the coding sequence ATGATCCGCAGCTTCCTTTCCGCGCTGACTCTTGCGCTGCTCGCGGCCCTTCCCGCCCGCGCCATCGACATCCAGGAGATCACCTCTCCGGGCGGGATCACCGCCTGGCTGGTCGAGGACAACACGATCCCCTTTGTCGCCGTCGAGATCGCCTTCCGGGGCGGCGCCTCGGTCGATGCCCCCGGCAAGCGCGGCGCGGTCAACCTGATGACCGCCTTGCTGGAGGAAGGCGCGGGCGAACGCGACGCCGTGGCCTTCGCCGAAGCGATGGAGGAGCTTGCGGCCTCGGCCAGCTTCGACGCCTCGGACGACGCGGTCAGCGTGGGTCTGCGCACCCTGACGGAGAACCGCGACGCCGCCGCCGACCTGCTGGCCGATGCGCTGGCCCGCCCCCGCTTTGACCCCGACGCCATCGAGCGGGTGCGCGCCCAGGCGCAATCGCTGATCCGGGCGCAGGACAGCGACCCCAATGCCATCGCCTCGAAAGAGATGGCCCGGCAGACCTGGGGTGACCACCCTTATGGCACCGTCCTGACCGGCACTGCCGAATCGGTCGCAGCCCTGACCCGTGACGACCTTGTCGCTGCCAAGGACCGGGTGCTGGCCCGCGACCGGGTGCTGGTCTCGGCCGCCGGCGACATCGACGCAGCGGCGCTGGGGCTGCTGATCGACCGCATCCTCGGCGATCTTCCGGCCGAGGCGAGTGCACCGCTGCCGCCCGAGCCGGAACTGCTGCTGACGGGTGAGACCACGGTCATCGACTGGAACAGCCCGCAGACAGTGGTCAGCTTCGCGCAACGCGGGCTGCCGATGGATCACCCCGATTACTTCGCCGCCTTCGTGCTGAACCACATCCTCGGCGGCGGCGGCTTCTCGTCCCGGCTGATGGAGGAGATCCGCGAAAAGCGCGGTCTGACCTATGGCGTCGGCACCGGCCTTGCCAACATGGTGCTGGGCGAGACATGGGCCGGCGGCATGGCCACGGCGAACGCCCGCACGGGCGAGGCGGTGGCGCTGGTGCGCGCGGTCTGGCAGGGTATCCGCGACGGCGTGACCGAGCAGGAACTGACCGACGCCAAGACATACCTCACCGGCGAATATGCCCTGCGGTTCGACGGCAATGGGCGGATCACAGGCATCCTGTCGGGGATGCAATTGATGGGGATGCCCCGCGACTATGTGAACACCCGGAACGAGAAGATCGCCGCTGTCACCGCCGAGGATGTCCGCCGCGTCGCGCAGGAGGTGCTGGACCCCGAGGGGCTGGAATTCGTGCTGGTGGGCCGCCCCGAGGGGATGTGA
- a CDS encoding pitrilysin family protein — MRRTLAFLLATAATPALAEMPPGISHFTLDNGLEAVVIEDHRAPVVVQMLWYRIGSADEQRGKSGLAHYLEHLMFKGTEKLAPGELSRTVTANGGRDNAFTSYDFTTYFQRIASDRLDLVMGMEADRMANLRIGEDDWQAERQVVLEERAQRTDSDPRALFGEERAAVQYYNHPYGRPVIGWRQEMEALTREDALEWYDNHYAPNVAVLVVAGDVSADEVRALAEKHYGPIPPKPEAPRDARPQEPVQRAERRMTMSDPRVPQPVLSRSVIVPERNPGDQKTAAALSVLAELLAGSAQTSFLGQRLVLTGQALWVGAGYDGLSVDPTTFSVSMAYAPGGDDAAAEAALEAGIRDFLAEGPDPEQLERVKTQLRAAQIYKQDSAHARAYDYGQGLAVGLTVEDVNDWPEILAAVTAEDVQAVARLVFEDRAEVTSLLKPADPEQMAGAEIAAAATGAGAGAGESPADGAGMPAASSGMAAETAPGAGPLPGPTEAAAEAPAAASSLPEEAPYPDTAAPGTNTPAPMPADTPHPAQPAPASPQPAPTEEQTR; from the coding sequence ATGCGCCGCACCCTTGCCTTCCTTCTCGCGACCGCCGCCACGCCCGCTCTGGCCGAGATGCCGCCCGGCATCAGCCATTTCACCTTGGACAATGGGCTTGAGGCCGTGGTGATCGAGGATCACCGCGCCCCCGTGGTCGTCCAGATGCTGTGGTACCGGATCGGATCGGCCGACGAGCAGCGGGGCAAGTCGGGCCTCGCGCATTACCTGGAACACCTGATGTTCAAGGGCACCGAGAAGCTTGCGCCCGGCGAGTTGTCGCGCACGGTCACCGCGAACGGCGGTCGCGACAACGCCTTCACCAGCTATGACTTCACCACCTATTTCCAGCGCATCGCCTCGGACCGGCTGGATCTGGTCATGGGGATGGAGGCCGACCGCATGGCGAACCTGCGGATCGGCGAGGACGACTGGCAGGCCGAGCGCCAGGTCGTGCTGGAGGAACGCGCCCAGCGCACCGACAGCGACCCCCGGGCCCTGTTCGGCGAGGAACGCGCGGCGGTGCAGTATTACAACCATCCCTACGGCCGCCCGGTGATCGGCTGGCGGCAGGAGATGGAGGCGCTGACCCGCGAGGATGCGCTGGAATGGTATGACAACCATTACGCGCCGAACGTGGCGGTGCTGGTCGTCGCGGGCGACGTGAGTGCCGACGAGGTGCGCGCGCTGGCCGAAAAGCACTATGGCCCGATCCCCCCCAAACCCGAGGCCCCGCGCGACGCGCGCCCGCAGGAGCCCGTGCAGCGGGCCGAGCGGCGCATGACCATGTCCGATCCGCGCGTGCCGCAGCCGGTCCTCAGCCGCAGCGTGATCGTCCCCGAACGCAACCCCGGCGACCAGAAGACCGCAGCCGCCTTGAGCGTGCTGGCCGAACTGCTGGCGGGCTCGGCCCAGACCTCGTTCCTGGGGCAGCGGCTGGTGCTGACGGGGCAGGCGCTGTGGGTTGGGGCGGGTTATGACGGGCTCAGCGTCGATCCCACGACTTTCTCGGTCTCGATGGCCTATGCGCCGGGGGGGGACGATGCGGCGGCGGAGGCCGCGCTGGAGGCGGGCATCCGCGATTTTCTGGCCGAGGGCCCGGACCCGGAGCAACTGGAACGCGTCAAGACGCAGTTGCGCGCGGCGCAGATCTACAAGCAGGACTCGGCACATGCCCGCGCCTATGACTATGGGCAGGGGCTTGCCGTCGGGCTGACGGTCGAGGACGTGAACGACTGGCCCGAGATCCTCGCCGCGGTGACGGCGGAGGATGTGCAGGCGGTGGCCCGGCTGGTGTTCGAGGACCGCGCCGAGGTCACGAGCCTGCTGAAGCCCGCAGATCCCGAGCAGATGGCGGGGGCAGAGATTGCCGCGGCTGCCACGGGCGCGGGCGCGGGCGCGGGCGAGTCGCCTGCAGATGGTGCTGGAATGCCAGCGGCATCCTCGGGCATGGCTGCAGAGACCGCGCCCGGCGCTGGCCCCTTGCCCGGTCCAACGGAAGCCGCAGCAGAGGCCCCAGCCGCCGCGTCCTCCTTGCCCGAAGAAGCCCCCTACCCCGACACTGCCGCCCCCGGCACCAATACGCCGGCGCCCATGCCCGCCGACACGCCGCACCCGGCGCAACCGGCGCCCGCCTCGCCCCAGCCCGCGCCGACCGAGGAGCAGACCCGATGA
- a CDS encoding DUF3035 domain-containing protein translates to MRVLLLTLSVLALAACAGDGRLMNLTASDDGPEEFAIVPTRPLQMPPDLAQLPAPTPGGANLTDPNPEGDAIAALGGNPGHLAQQGIGAGDGALVAHAARAGVTQGIRQVTAAEDQAIRARRGRRPLEVLAGTNVYHRAYEPQTLDSEAELERWRRTGVQVPTAPPVAETR, encoded by the coding sequence ATGCGGGTTCTTCTGCTGACTCTCTCGGTTCTCGCGCTTGCGGCCTGCGCGGGCGACGGCCGGCTGATGAACCTGACGGCCTCGGACGACGGACCCGAGGAATTCGCCATCGTCCCCACCCGGCCGCTGCAGATGCCGCCCGATCTGGCGCAGTTGCCTGCGCCTACGCCGGGCGGTGCCAACCTGACCGATCCGAACCCCGAAGGCGACGCCATCGCCGCACTGGGGGGAAATCCGGGCCATCTGGCGCAACAGGGCATCGGCGCGGGCGACGGGGCGCTGGTGGCCCATGCCGCGCGGGCGGGTGTGACGCAAGGCATCCGGCAGGTCACCGCCGCCGAGGACCAGGCAATCCGCGCCCGCCGCGGCCGCCGCCCGCTGGAGGTGCTGGCCGGCACCAACGTCTATCACCGCGCCTACGAGCCGCAGACGCTGGACAGCGAGGCCGAACTGGAACGCTGGCGCCGCACCGGCGTGCAGGTGCCGACGGCGCCGCCTGTGGCCGAAACGCGCTGA
- the lspA gene encoding signal peptidase II: MTDTDEPQPKKPRAKLAAPESDAAPKSTRPAGTAPKRRRKPAPPPPPPPTPKVSLWWAAGTALVILGLDQLTKWIVVQALNLVEVQAIDVIDPWLNLRMAWNQGVNFGLFSSDVEVMRWVLIGIAVVICVWVAVWLLRARPGKLAQVAAGLLIGGALGNVIDRVVYGAVADFLNMSLPGWRNPYSFNVADIAIFAGALGLVFQPGPPSGPEPATPRDKVRDGTGKTR; this comes from the coding sequence ATGACCGACACCGACGAACCCCAGCCGAAGAAGCCGCGCGCGAAGCTCGCCGCGCCGGAGAGCGACGCTGCGCCGAAGTCTACGCGTCCCGCAGGCACCGCGCCCAAGCGGCGGCGCAAGCCCGCGCCTCCGCCTCCGCCTCCGCCGACGCCGAAGGTCAGCCTCTGGTGGGCGGCGGGGACTGCGCTCGTGATCCTCGGGCTCGACCAGTTGACGAAATGGATCGTCGTGCAGGCGCTGAACCTGGTCGAGGTGCAGGCCATCGACGTGATCGACCCCTGGCTGAACCTGCGGATGGCCTGGAACCAGGGGGTGAACTTCGGGCTGTTTTCCTCGGATGTCGAGGTGATGCGCTGGGTGCTGATCGGCATCGCGGTCGTCATCTGCGTCTGGGTGGCGGTCTGGCTGCTGCGCGCGCGGCCCGGAAAGCTGGCGCAGGTCGCGGCGGGGTTGCTGATCGGCGGGGCGCTGGGAAACGTGATCGACCGCGTGGTCTATGGCGCGGTCGCGGATTTCCTGAACATGTCGCTGCCCGGCTGGCGCAATCCCTACAGCTTCAACGTGGCCGACATCGCCATCTTCGCGGGGGCGCTCGGGCTGGTCTTCCAGCCGGGGCCGCCGTCCGGGCCGGAACCCGCCACGCCCCGCGACAAGGTCCGTGACGGCACGGGCAAGACGCGCTAG
- the purH gene encoding bifunctional phosphoribosylaminoimidazolecarboxamide formyltransferase/IMP cyclohydrolase encodes MTDRIDLRRALISVSDKKGLVGFAQALAARGVELLSTGGTARALREAGLKVRDVSELTGFPEMMDGRVKTLHPAVHGGLLALRDNADHRASMDEHGIAPIDLLVVNLYPFEETVAKGSAYDDCIENIDIGGPAMIRAAAKNHAFVTTVVDVQDYGAVLAELDANGGATTLPFRKRMAQTAYARTAAYDAAVSTWMAQAVGEETPRRRAFAGTLAQPLRYGENPHQAAAFYTDSSARPGVATARQWQGKELSYNNINDTDAAFELVAEFTEGPAVAIIKHANPCGVARAETLEEAYRRAFDCDRTSAFGGIVALNGRLDAATARAITEIFTEVVIAPDADDEARAIFAAKKNLRLLTTGGLPDARAGGLTFRQVAGGFLVQTRDTGHVTPAELRVVTQRQPSEAELADLMFAWTVAKHVKSNAIVYAKDRATVGIGAGQMSRVDSTRIGRRKSEDMAEALGLSAPLTEGAAVASDAFFPFADGIEALAEAGARAVIQPGGSMRDEEVIAAADRGGLAMVFTGQRHFRH; translated from the coding sequence ATGACCGACCGCATCGACCTGCGCCGCGCGCTGATCTCCGTTTCGGACAAGAAGGGGCTTGTCGGCTTCGCCCAAGCCTTGGCCGCGCGCGGGGTCGAGCTTCTGTCCACCGGCGGCACGGCACGGGCACTGCGCGAGGCCGGGCTGAAGGTGCGCGACGTGTCCGAACTCACCGGCTTCCCCGAGATGATGGACGGCCGCGTCAAGACGCTGCATCCGGCGGTCCACGGCGGGTTGCTGGCCCTGCGCGACAATGCGGATCACCGCGCCAGCATGGACGAACACGGGATTGCCCCGATCGACCTGCTGGTGGTCAACCTCTACCCCTTCGAGGAGACGGTGGCGAAGGGGTCCGCCTACGACGACTGCATCGAGAACATCGACATCGGTGGCCCGGCGATGATCCGCGCGGCGGCCAAGAACCACGCTTTTGTGACGACGGTCGTGGACGTGCAGGATTACGGCGCGGTGCTGGCCGAACTGGACGCCAACGGAGGCGCCACCACCCTGCCCTTCCGCAAGCGCATGGCGCAGACGGCCTATGCGCGGACGGCGGCCTATGACGCCGCCGTGTCCACTTGGATGGCGCAGGCCGTTGGCGAGGAGACCCCGCGCCGCCGCGCCTTTGCCGGTACGCTTGCCCAGCCCCTGCGTTATGGCGAGAACCCGCATCAGGCTGCTGCCTTCTACACCGACAGCTCGGCCCGCCCCGGCGTGGCGACCGCGCGCCAATGGCAGGGCAAGGAACTGTCCTACAACAACATCAACGACACCGACGCGGCCTTCGAGCTCGTGGCCGAGTTCACCGAAGGCCCCGCCGTCGCCATCATCAAGCACGCCAACCCCTGCGGCGTGGCCCGCGCCGAGACGCTGGAGGAAGCCTATCGCCGCGCCTTCGACTGCGACCGCACCTCGGCCTTCGGCGGCATCGTCGCGCTGAACGGCAGGCTGGACGCGGCCACGGCCCGCGCCATCACCGAGATCTTCACCGAGGTCGTCATTGCGCCGGATGCCGATGACGAGGCCCGTGCGATCTTCGCCGCGAAAAAGAACCTGCGCCTGCTGACCACCGGGGGCCTGCCCGACGCGCGTGCGGGCGGACTGACCTTCCGTCAGGTGGCGGGCGGCTTCCTGGTGCAGACGCGCGACACCGGCCATGTGACGCCTGCCGAGCTGCGCGTTGTCACCCAGCGACAGCCCAGCGAGGCCGAGCTTGCCGACCTCATGTTCGCTTGGACCGTCGCCAAGCACGTCAAGTCGAACGCCATCGTCTATGCCAAGGACCGCGCCACCGTCGGCATCGGCGCAGGCCAGATGAGCCGGGTCGATTCGACCCGCATCGGCCGTCGCAAGTCCGAGGACATGGCCGAAGCGCTGGGCCTTTCCGCCCCCCTGACCGAGGGCGCGGCGGTCGCATCCGACGCCTTCTTCCCCTTCGCCGACGGCATTGAGGCGCTGGCCGAGGCCGGCGCGCGGGCGGTGATCCAGCCCGGCGGGTCCATGCGCGACGAGGAAGTCATCGCGGCGGCCGATCGCGGCGGCCTCGCCATGGTCTTCACCGGACAGCGCCATTTCCGCCACTGA
- a CDS encoding GAF domain-containing protein, translating to MTDYAALSARIRALTEGETDEIACMATVACELHHADDRFDWTGFYRVTGPEMLKIGPYQGGHGCLVIPFSRGVCGAAARTRQTQLVPDVEAFPGHIACSSSTRSEIVVPVFGANDRLIGVLDIDSDRPDAFNQDDAAALEGMMRDVFGRL from the coding sequence ATGACCGATTACGCCGCCCTTTCCGCCCGAATCCGTGCCCTGACCGAGGGCGAAACCGACGAGATCGCGTGCATGGCCACTGTCGCCTGCGAGTTGCACCATGCAGACGACCGCTTCGACTGGACCGGCTTCTACCGCGTTACGGGGCCAGAGATGCTGAAGATCGGCCCCTATCAGGGTGGCCACGGCTGCCTGGTGATCCCCTTCTCGCGCGGGGTCTGCGGGGCCGCGGCCCGCACCCGCCAGACGCAGCTTGTCCCCGACGTCGAGGCTTTCCCGGGCCATATCGCCTGCTCCTCCTCGACCAGGTCGGAGATCGTGGTGCCGGTCTTCGGCGCAAACGACCGCCTGATCGGCGTGCTGGATATAGACAGCGACCGGCCGGATGCGTTCAATCAGGACGACGCGGCGGCGCTGGAAGGGATGATGCGGGATGTCTTCGGAAGGCTCTGA
- a CDS encoding GFA family protein, with the protein MSSEGSEISGACLCGGVSFTGRLTAEPATACHCSQCRRWSGHVWVSAELRDAAITGEPLRWFRSSDKAERGFCATCGSSLFWRRLGEDRVAVSGGVIDPPTGLRLEGHIYVADKGDYYDITDGLPQQAQS; encoded by the coding sequence ATGTCTTCGGAAGGCTCTGAGATCAGCGGCGCCTGCCTTTGCGGCGGCGTCAGCTTCACCGGACGGCTGACCGCCGAGCCGGCGACCGCCTGCCACTGTTCCCAATGCCGCAGATGGAGCGGGCATGTCTGGGTCTCTGCCGAGTTGCGCGATGCCGCCATCACGGGAGAGCCCTTGCGCTGGTTCCGGTCGTCGGACAAGGCGGAACGGGGCTTCTGCGCCACCTGCGGATCATCCCTGTTCTGGCGCAGGCTGGGGGAAGACAGGGTTGCGGTCTCGGGCGGGGTCATCGACCCCCCAACCGGGCTGCGGCTGGAAGGGCATATCTACGTGGCCGACAAGGGCGACTATTACGACATCACCGACGGTTTGCCGCAGCAGGCGCAGTCATGA
- a CDS encoding GFA family protein, with protein MTTRHARCLCGAIRVTIRGDLDDIAACHCSQCRRWSGHVWAAVPVPDDRLSIEGADHVRWFRSSDKAERGFCATCGSSIFWRAFGRGETDVALGCLEPPTGLRLQRHIWVGDKGDYYDIADGVPQEERQ; from the coding sequence ATGACCACGCGCCACGCCCGCTGCCTCTGCGGCGCCATCCGGGTCACGATCCGGGGCGATCTGGACGACATCGCCGCCTGCCACTGCAGCCAGTGCCGGCGCTGGTCGGGCCATGTCTGGGCCGCCGTCCCCGTCCCCGACGACCGGCTTTCCATCGAGGGCGCGGATCACGTCCGCTGGTTCCGATCCTCGGACAAGGCCGAGCGGGGCTTCTGCGCCACCTGCGGCAGTTCCATCTTCTGGCGCGCCTTCGGGCGGGGCGAGACCGACGTGGCGCTGGGCTGCCTCGAGCCGCCCACGGGCCTGCGCCTGCAGCGCCACATCTGGGTCGGCGACAAGGGCGACTATTACGACATCGCGGACGGCGTGCCGCAGGAGGAACGGCAATGA